Proteins encoded together in one Cardiocondyla obscurior isolate alpha-2009 linkage group LG07, Cobs3.1, whole genome shotgun sequence window:
- the LOC139104293 gene encoding ras-related protein Rab-38-like isoform X2, giving the protein MRRVDRAANMTLRGFRRDSDVVLSNFGHKEHLFKFLVIGDYGVGKTALVRRYTEGKFSSNYKITIGADFAIKTLDWDPQTKINLQLWDIAGHERFGYMTRVYYKYAVAAALVFDISRAATFQSMKKWLMDLREKVTLPDGSGIPVVLLANKCDISVAVTDEQISKFCKENKIHAWYATSAKNNTNVDAAIRYLVDKVLSARIDNGIRDSIRLRRESSNHEKSTCCK; this is encoded by the exons ATGAGACGAGTGGACCGAGCAGCGAATATGACTCTGCGAGGATTCAGAAGGGACTCGGACGTCGTTCTGTCGAACTTTGGCCACAAAGAACATCTCTTCAAGTTCCTCGTTATTGGCGACTACGGTGTCG GTAAAACTGCGCTGGTTAGAAGATATACGGAAG GGAAATTCTCCTCGAATTACAAGATCACCATAGGCGCCGATTTTGCGATAAAAACCCTCGACTGGGATCCGCAAACTAAAATAAACTTGCAACTAtg GGACATCGCCGGTCACGAGAGATTCGGATACATGACAAGggtttattataaatatgc GGTGGCTGCGGCTCTCGTGTTTGATATCTCCCGTGCGGCTACTTTTCAGTCGATGAAGAAGTGGCTGATGGATCTCAGAGAGAAGGTCACATTGCCGGACGGCTCGGGTATTCCGGTTGTGCTCCTGGCGAACAAATGTGACATATCGGTCGCCGTGACCGACGAGCAGATCTCCAAGTTCTGCAAGGAGAACAAGATACACGCTTGGTACGCGACTTCCGCAAAGAACAACACTAACGTCG ATGCAGCGATACGCTATTTGGTGGATAAAGTGCTGAGTGCAAGAATCGACAATGGTATACGGGACTCGATCCGATTGCGACGTGAGAGCTCGAACCACGAAAAATCTACGTGCTGCAAGTAA
- the LOC139104293 gene encoding ras-related protein Rab-38-like isoform X3, producing MRRVDRAANMTLRGFRRDSDVVLSNFGHKEHLFKFLVIGDYGVGKTALVRRYTEEKKKRGRNMHPSRLMRFNDTCVTHRSCGKFSSNYKITIGADFAIKTLDWDPQTKINLQLWDIAGHERFGYMTRVYYKYAVAAALVFDISRAATFQSMKKWLMDLREKVTLPDGSGIPVVLLANKCDISVAVTDEQISKFCKENKIHA from the exons ATGAGACGAGTGGACCGAGCAGCGAATATGACTCTGCGAGGATTCAGAAGGGACTCGGACGTCGTTCTGTCGAACTTTGGCCACAAAGAACATCTCTTCAAGTTCCTCGTTATTGGCGACTACGGTGTCG GTAAAACTGCGCTGGTTAGAAGATATACGGAAG aaaaaaagaaaagaggaagaaacaTGCACCCAAGCCGGCTTATGCGTTTCAACGATACGTGCGTCACGCACCGCAGCTGCG GGAAATTCTCCTCGAATTACAAGATCACCATAGGCGCCGATTTTGCGATAAAAACCCTCGACTGGGATCCGCAAACTAAAATAAACTTGCAACTAtg GGACATCGCCGGTCACGAGAGATTCGGATACATGACAAGggtttattataaatatgc GGTGGCTGCGGCTCTCGTGTTTGATATCTCCCGTGCGGCTACTTTTCAGTCGATGAAGAAGTGGCTGATGGATCTCAGAGAGAAGGTCACATTGCCGGACGGCTCGGGTATTCCGGTTGTGCTCCTGGCGAACAAATGTGACATATCGGTCGCCGTGACCGACGAGCAGATCTCCAAGTTCTGCAAGGAGAACAAGATACACGCTTG A
- the Cdc27 gene encoding cell division cycle protein 27 homolog isoform X2 produces MRIFEPVCLAIKTRDGKEILAPNIPGAAIWHCLNHYAYPDAIFLAERLCAEVDTEESLFLLATCYYRSGRIRQAYALLSQKAPNSAQCRFLLAKCCYDLEKYAEAEAAIIGGYYKQLKNLEEIITQFGEQACFSLQIIAKIYYKMMRTARGNEAHKLALKLNPFLWHSFEELCNVGEKVDPAKVFQLDKLDSFAMCHGTMSTLNYVTEPDLIVPGNAITPMSNGTNISPVTTAPTLINGNQVPQVRLCPSIEETPQNAPIYYSICSSISPRTKGLSRYRSMFSNSMSPLTPSFGILPLEHNTPEPTVPPSHTTLTEANDQKSLAKRVSSLRAHVGQLMSRKETPLQQGKSVFSQSGNTSNTANIVTVTATNPTSPPSPTYQGTNVRRSSRLFSHNSVKENNKSPNRNKFATPKSPSRKTKARLAKASLNKANFNELNERNRNEKEKSETITSEKAVANANALNAQNNNIHSGITLQKQSAEGLMSLLRGLGTAYQHLSQFKCTQAVEILSVLPTQHYNTGWVLSMLARAHFEMMDYKKAASYFAEVRQLEPQRTELMEIYSTVLWHLHAEVQLSTLAQDLVSQDRNSAAAWCATGNLFSAQTEHETAIKFFQRAIQVDPNFPYAYTLLGHEYVLTEELDKAITAFRNAIRLDPRHYNAWFGLGTIFSKQEQYNLAELHFKRALQINPQNSALMCHIGVVQHALKKTDQALKTLNTALINDPDNTLCKFHRASINFSIGRHMEALREFEELKNIIPKESLVYYSIGKVHKKLGNTHLALMYFSWATDLDPKGVNSQIKEAILGPGQGDDDSPPTQSDEQQAQNNSMEQDIETNREGSAAPLAGNVSVEPHADDSDDSL; encoded by the exons ATGCGCATCTTCGAGCCAGTTTGCCTTGCTATTAAGACACGGgacggaaaagaaattttggcTCCGAATATCCCgggc GCGGCCATATGGCATTGTTTAAATCATTATGCTTATCCAGATGCTATATTCCTAGCAGAACGGTTGTGTGCAGAAG tcGACACAGAAGAAAGTTTGTTTCTTTTGGCAACATGTTACTACCGCTCTGGCCGAATTAGGCAAGCTTATGCCTTATTATCTCAGAAGGCACCTAATTCCGCACAATGTAGATTTCTGTTAGCAAAATGTTGTTATGATCTGGAAAA ataTGCGGAAGCAGAGGCAGCGATAATCGGCGGATATTACAAGCAATTGAAGAATTTGGAAGAAATCATAACTCAGTTCGGAGAACAGGCGTGTTTTTCCCTGCAGATAAtagcaaaaatttattacaaaatgatGCGTACCGCGAGGGGTAACGAGGCACACAAACTGGCATTAAAATTGAATCCTTTCCTCTGGCACTCATTTGAAGAGCTCTGTAATGTCGGCGAAAAAGTGGACCCTGCCAAGGTTTTTCAGCTAGACAAATTAGATTCTTTTGCCATGTGTCATGGTACTATGTCCACGCTCAATTATGTCACTGAACCAGATCTTATTGTACCTGGAAATGCCATTACACCTATGTCAAACGGCACTAACAT CTCACCCGTGACAACAGCACCAACACTAATAAATGGTAACCAGGTTCCTCAGGTTCGATTGTGTCCTTCTATAGAGGAAACTCCACAAAATGCGCCAATTTATTATAGCATTTGTTCCTCAATATCGCCAAGGACCAAAGGACTGTCGCGTTATCGCAGCATGTTCAGTAATTCGATGAGTCCGCTTACGCCTAGCTTTGGTATTTTACCGCTGGAACACAACACACCCGAACCGACAGTTCCACCATCGCATACGACTCTCACTGAAGCCAACGATCAAAAGAGCTTGGCGAAACGCGTCAGCAGTTTAAGGGCTCATGTAGGA CAATTAATGTCGAGGAAAGAAACACCATTACAACAAGGTAAATCGGTATTTTCTCAGTCGGGTAATACAAGCAATACTGCCAATATTGTGACAGTAACAGCAACTAATCCGACTTCACCTCCATCACCAACGTATCAAGGCACCAATGTTAGACGGTCGTCGCGACTTTTTAGTCACAATTCCGTAAAG GAAAATAACAAGTCAcctaatagaaataaatttgcaactCCAAAGTCTCCTTCCCGGAAAACAAAAGCGAGATTAGCCAAGGCTAGCTTGAACAAAGCCAATTTTAATGAGTTAAATGAAAGGAATAGAAATGAAAAGGAGAAAAGTGAAACAATTACATCGGAAAAAGCTGTAGCTAACGCAAACGCTCTCAAcgcgcaaaataataatattcactCTGGGATAACATTACAAAAACAATCGGCAG AAGGATTAATGTCTTTATTACGAGGTTTAGGAACAGCGTATCAGCATTTGAGTCAATTTAAATGTACGCAAGCAGTTGAAATATTAAGTGTACTGCCGACACAGCACTATAATACAGGTTGGGTACTTTCTATGTTGGCTCGTGCACATTTCGAAATGATGGATTATAAAAAGGCTGCTAG TTATTTCGCCGAAGTACGACAGTTAGAACCACAGAGAACAGAGCTAATGGAAATTTATAGTACTGTTCTATGGCATTTGCATGCGGAAGTACAATTGTCTACTCTTGCTCAAGATCTGGTTTCCCAAGACCGTAATTCGGCAGCGGCATGGTGCGCAACAGGCAATCTTTTTTCGGCGCAAACGGAACACGAAActgcgattaaatttttccaaAGAGCTATTCag GTGGATCCTAATTTTCCATACGCGTATACACTACTAGGACATGAATACGTTTTAACTGAAGAACTAGATAAAGCAATTACTGCTTTTCGTAATGCCATTAGACTCGACCCCAGACATTATAATGCATG GTTTGGGTTGGGAACAATATTTTCGAAACAGGAACAATATAATTTAGCAGAGTTACATTTTAAACGAGCCTTACAAATAAATCCGCAGAATTCTGCGCTGATGTGCCACATAGGTGTTGTGCAACACGCTTTGAAAAAAACCGATCAAGCGTTAAAGACTTTGAACACGGCATTAATTAATGATCCGGATAATACTTTATGTAAATTCCATCGCGCGAGTATTAATTTCTCCATTGGTCGACATATGGAAGCTCTAAGAGAATTCGAGGAACTAAAGAATATCATACCCAAAGAATCTCTAGTCTATTATTCAATAGGAAAG gtacataaaaaattaggCAACACCCATCTTGCGTTAATGTACTTTAGTTGGGCAACGGATTTAGATCCGAAGGGTGTTAATAGTCAAATTAAGGAGGCTATATTGGGTCCTGGTCAAGGGGATGACGACTCACCTCCCACGCAATCAg acGAACAGCAAgcacaaaataattcaatGGAGCAAGATATTGAAACCAATAGAGAAGGAAGTGCCGCACCACTTGCCGGAAATGTTTCAGTCGAGCCTCATGCTGACGACAGCGACGATAGTTTATGA
- the Moody gene encoding G-protein coupled receptor moody isoform X2 — MESLDHGFGTFDTANMMDATSTWLPHIIDNVTHSTIVDSELSRFPKPLRTFAAVMAIIIMIIGLTGNLLTIVALCKYPKVRNVAAAFIISLCIADFVFCLLVLPFDSIRFINASWADIRFFCVFVPFLRYGNVGVSLLSVAAITINRYIMIAHHAIYSTVYKKYWIATMIIFCWLFSYGMQIPTLAGVWGKFDYDSNLETCSIVKDRNGNTPKTFLFVMGFLIPCVVIVGCYAKIFWVVHKSESRMRKHAGPTIKSPHTPGKDIRELKQKRSEWRITKMVLAIFLSFLACYLPITIVKVADAEVKCPECHILGYLLLYFASCVNPIIYVIMNKQYRQAYAGVVGCSWLRATLTPYGSSAPGAGGIQGHQHDYVQGNFEQRHAVTLTKL; from the exons ATGGAATCGCTGGACCACGGTTTCGGCACCTTCGACACCGCCAACATGATGGACGCCACGAGTACGTGGCTGCCGCACATTATAGACAACGTTACTCACAGCACCATCGTCGACTCGGAACTGTCAAG ATTTCCGAAGCCCTTAAGAACCTTCGCAGCGGTAATGGCGATCATCATTATGATTATCGGATTAACTGGTAACTTATTGACGATCGTCGCCTTGTGTAAATATCCCAAAGTTCGCAATGTCGCGGCAGCTTTTATCATAAG CTTATGCATCGCAGACTTCGTGTTCTGCCTGCTAGTGTTGCCATTCGATTCCATCAGGTTCATCAATGCCAGCTGGGCAGACATACGATTCTTCTGCGTTTTTGTGCCATTTTTACGGTACGGAAACGTCGGAGTTAGTCTTCTATCTGTCGCAGCAATTACAATCAATAG atACATCATGATAGCGCATCACGCCATTTACAGCACCGTTTACAAAAAGTACTGGATAGCCACAATGATCATTTTCTGTTGGCTATTCTCTTACGGTATGCAGATACCCACGCTCGCAGGAGTATGGG GTAAATTCGACTACGATTCGAATCTGGAAACTTGTTCCATTGTCAAAGACCGTAACGGTAATACTCCCAAGACGTTCCTCTTCGTGATGGGTTTTTTGATACCCTGCGTTGTGATAGTTGGCTGCTATGCCAAGATATTCTGGGTGGTGCACAA GTCAGAATCGCGAATGCGGAAGCATGCTGGGCCGACGATAAAGTCGCCTCACACGCCCGGAAAGGACATCAGGGAGCTCAAACAGAAGCGCAGTGAATGGAGAATCACTAAGATGGTCCTGGCCATTTTTCTCAGCTTCCTCGCGTGCTATTTACCGATCACCATTGTCAAAGTCGCCGACGCCGAGGTCAAGTGTCCCG AGTGTCACATTCTGGGGTATCTGCTACTGTACTTCGCGTCGTGTGTGAACCCCATCATCTACGTGATCATGAACAAGCAGTACAGGCAGGCGTACGCCGGCGTGGTCGGTTGCTCGTGGCTAAGAGCAACTCTAACACCGTACGGCAGCAGTGCACCGGGTGCCGGCGGTATTCAGGGCCACCAGCACGATTACGTCCAAGGTAACTTCGAGCAACGACATGCGGTAACGCTCACCAAGCTCTGA
- the LOC139104293 gene encoding ras-related protein Rab-38-like isoform X1 produces MRRVDRAANMTLRGFRRDSDVVLSNFGHKEHLFKFLVIGDYGVGKTALVRRYTEEKKKRGRNMHPSRLMRFNDTCVTHRSCGKFSSNYKITIGADFAIKTLDWDPQTKINLQLWDIAGHERFGYMTRVYYKYAVAAALVFDISRAATFQSMKKWLMDLREKVTLPDGSGIPVVLLANKCDISVAVTDEQISKFCKENKIHAWYATSAKNNTNVDAAIRYLVDKVLSARIDNGIRDSIRLRRESSNHEKSTCCK; encoded by the exons ATGAGACGAGTGGACCGAGCAGCGAATATGACTCTGCGAGGATTCAGAAGGGACTCGGACGTCGTTCTGTCGAACTTTGGCCACAAAGAACATCTCTTCAAGTTCCTCGTTATTGGCGACTACGGTGTCG GTAAAACTGCGCTGGTTAGAAGATATACGGAAG aaaaaaagaaaagaggaagaaacaTGCACCCAAGCCGGCTTATGCGTTTCAACGATACGTGCGTCACGCACCGCAGCTGCG GGAAATTCTCCTCGAATTACAAGATCACCATAGGCGCCGATTTTGCGATAAAAACCCTCGACTGGGATCCGCAAACTAAAATAAACTTGCAACTAtg GGACATCGCCGGTCACGAGAGATTCGGATACATGACAAGggtttattataaatatgc GGTGGCTGCGGCTCTCGTGTTTGATATCTCCCGTGCGGCTACTTTTCAGTCGATGAAGAAGTGGCTGATGGATCTCAGAGAGAAGGTCACATTGCCGGACGGCTCGGGTATTCCGGTTGTGCTCCTGGCGAACAAATGTGACATATCGGTCGCCGTGACCGACGAGCAGATCTCCAAGTTCTGCAAGGAGAACAAGATACACGCTTGGTACGCGACTTCCGCAAAGAACAACACTAACGTCG ATGCAGCGATACGCTATTTGGTGGATAAAGTGCTGAGTGCAAGAATCGACAATGGTATACGGGACTCGATCCGATTGCGACGTGAGAGCTCGAACCACGAAAAATCTACGTGCTGCAAGTAA
- the Moody gene encoding G-protein coupled receptor moody isoform X1, translating into MESLDHGFGTFDTANMMDATSTWLPHIIDNVTHSTIVDSELSRFPKPLRTFAAVMAIIIMIIGLTGNLLTIVALCKYPKVRNVAAAFIISLCIADFVFCLLVLPFDSIRFINASWADIRFFCVFVPFLRYGNVGVSLLSVAAITINRYIMIAHHAIYSTVYKKYWIATMIIFCWLFSYGMQIPTLAGVWGKFDYDSNLETCSIVKDRNGNTPKTFLFVMGFLIPCVVIVGCYAKIFWVVHKSESRMRKHAGPTIKSPHTPGKDIRELKQKRSEWRITKMVLAIFLSFLACYLPITIVKVADAEVKCPECHILGYLLLYFASCVNPIIYVIMNKQYRQAYAGVVGCSWLRATLTPYGSSAPGAGGIQGHQHDYVQDYSKDFSKTMVSTVSIAMNPVRSSQFQDEL; encoded by the exons ATGGAATCGCTGGACCACGGTTTCGGCACCTTCGACACCGCCAACATGATGGACGCCACGAGTACGTGGCTGCCGCACATTATAGACAACGTTACTCACAGCACCATCGTCGACTCGGAACTGTCAAG ATTTCCGAAGCCCTTAAGAACCTTCGCAGCGGTAATGGCGATCATCATTATGATTATCGGATTAACTGGTAACTTATTGACGATCGTCGCCTTGTGTAAATATCCCAAAGTTCGCAATGTCGCGGCAGCTTTTATCATAAG CTTATGCATCGCAGACTTCGTGTTCTGCCTGCTAGTGTTGCCATTCGATTCCATCAGGTTCATCAATGCCAGCTGGGCAGACATACGATTCTTCTGCGTTTTTGTGCCATTTTTACGGTACGGAAACGTCGGAGTTAGTCTTCTATCTGTCGCAGCAATTACAATCAATAG atACATCATGATAGCGCATCACGCCATTTACAGCACCGTTTACAAAAAGTACTGGATAGCCACAATGATCATTTTCTGTTGGCTATTCTCTTACGGTATGCAGATACCCACGCTCGCAGGAGTATGGG GTAAATTCGACTACGATTCGAATCTGGAAACTTGTTCCATTGTCAAAGACCGTAACGGTAATACTCCCAAGACGTTCCTCTTCGTGATGGGTTTTTTGATACCCTGCGTTGTGATAGTTGGCTGCTATGCCAAGATATTCTGGGTGGTGCACAA GTCAGAATCGCGAATGCGGAAGCATGCTGGGCCGACGATAAAGTCGCCTCACACGCCCGGAAAGGACATCAGGGAGCTCAAACAGAAGCGCAGTGAATGGAGAATCACTAAGATGGTCCTGGCCATTTTTCTCAGCTTCCTCGCGTGCTATTTACCGATCACCATTGTCAAAGTCGCCGACGCCGAGGTCAAGTGTCCCG AGTGTCACATTCTGGGGTATCTGCTACTGTACTTCGCGTCGTGTGTGAACCCCATCATCTACGTGATCATGAACAAGCAGTACAGGCAGGCGTACGCCGGCGTGGTCGGTTGCTCGTGGCTAAGAGCAACTCTAACACCGTACGGCAGCAGTGCACCGGGTGCCGGCGGTATTCAGGGCCACCAGCACGATTACGTCCAAG ACTACTCGAAGGACTTCAGCAAAACGATGGTGTCGACAGTCTCTATCGCTATGAATCCTGTGAGAAGTTCTCAGTTCCAGGATGAACTGTGA
- the Cdc27 gene encoding cell division cycle protein 27 homolog isoform X1, which produces MIVQEPVQAAIWHCLNHYAYPDAIFLAERLCAEVDTEESLFLLATCYYRSGRIRQAYALLSQKAPNSAQCRFLLAKCCYDLEKYAEAEAAIIGGYYKQLKNLEEIITQFGEQACFSLQIIAKIYYKMMRTARGNEAHKLALKLNPFLWHSFEELCNVGEKVDPAKVFQLDKLDSFAMCHGTMSTLNYVTEPDLIVPGNAITPMSNGTNISPVTTAPTLINGNQVPQVRLCPSIEETPQNAPIYYSICSSISPRTKGLSRYRSMFSNSMSPLTPSFGILPLEHNTPEPTVPPSHTTLTEANDQKSLAKRVSSLRAHVGQLMSRKETPLQQGKSVFSQSGNTSNTANIVTVTATNPTSPPSPTYQGTNVRRSSRLFSHNSVKENNKSPNRNKFATPKSPSRKTKARLAKASLNKANFNELNERNRNEKEKSETITSEKAVANANALNAQNNNIHSGITLQKQSAEGLMSLLRGLGTAYQHLSQFKCTQAVEILSVLPTQHYNTGWVLSMLARAHFEMMDYKKAASYFAEVRQLEPQRTELMEIYSTVLWHLHAEVQLSTLAQDLVSQDRNSAAAWCATGNLFSAQTEHETAIKFFQRAIQVDPNFPYAYTLLGHEYVLTEELDKAITAFRNAIRLDPRHYNAWFGLGTIFSKQEQYNLAELHFKRALQINPQNSALMCHIGVVQHALKKTDQALKTLNTALINDPDNTLCKFHRASINFSIGRHMEALREFEELKNIIPKESLVYYSIGKVHKKLGNTHLALMYFSWATDLDPKGVNSQIKEAILGPGQGDDDSPPTQSDEQQAQNNSMEQDIETNREGSAAPLAGNVSVEPHADDSDDSL; this is translated from the exons ATGATCGTGCAGGAGCCAGTGCAG GCGGCCATATGGCATTGTTTAAATCATTATGCTTATCCAGATGCTATATTCCTAGCAGAACGGTTGTGTGCAGAAG tcGACACAGAAGAAAGTTTGTTTCTTTTGGCAACATGTTACTACCGCTCTGGCCGAATTAGGCAAGCTTATGCCTTATTATCTCAGAAGGCACCTAATTCCGCACAATGTAGATTTCTGTTAGCAAAATGTTGTTATGATCTGGAAAA ataTGCGGAAGCAGAGGCAGCGATAATCGGCGGATATTACAAGCAATTGAAGAATTTGGAAGAAATCATAACTCAGTTCGGAGAACAGGCGTGTTTTTCCCTGCAGATAAtagcaaaaatttattacaaaatgatGCGTACCGCGAGGGGTAACGAGGCACACAAACTGGCATTAAAATTGAATCCTTTCCTCTGGCACTCATTTGAAGAGCTCTGTAATGTCGGCGAAAAAGTGGACCCTGCCAAGGTTTTTCAGCTAGACAAATTAGATTCTTTTGCCATGTGTCATGGTACTATGTCCACGCTCAATTATGTCACTGAACCAGATCTTATTGTACCTGGAAATGCCATTACACCTATGTCAAACGGCACTAACAT CTCACCCGTGACAACAGCACCAACACTAATAAATGGTAACCAGGTTCCTCAGGTTCGATTGTGTCCTTCTATAGAGGAAACTCCACAAAATGCGCCAATTTATTATAGCATTTGTTCCTCAATATCGCCAAGGACCAAAGGACTGTCGCGTTATCGCAGCATGTTCAGTAATTCGATGAGTCCGCTTACGCCTAGCTTTGGTATTTTACCGCTGGAACACAACACACCCGAACCGACAGTTCCACCATCGCATACGACTCTCACTGAAGCCAACGATCAAAAGAGCTTGGCGAAACGCGTCAGCAGTTTAAGGGCTCATGTAGGA CAATTAATGTCGAGGAAAGAAACACCATTACAACAAGGTAAATCGGTATTTTCTCAGTCGGGTAATACAAGCAATACTGCCAATATTGTGACAGTAACAGCAACTAATCCGACTTCACCTCCATCACCAACGTATCAAGGCACCAATGTTAGACGGTCGTCGCGACTTTTTAGTCACAATTCCGTAAAG GAAAATAACAAGTCAcctaatagaaataaatttgcaactCCAAAGTCTCCTTCCCGGAAAACAAAAGCGAGATTAGCCAAGGCTAGCTTGAACAAAGCCAATTTTAATGAGTTAAATGAAAGGAATAGAAATGAAAAGGAGAAAAGTGAAACAATTACATCGGAAAAAGCTGTAGCTAACGCAAACGCTCTCAAcgcgcaaaataataatattcactCTGGGATAACATTACAAAAACAATCGGCAG AAGGATTAATGTCTTTATTACGAGGTTTAGGAACAGCGTATCAGCATTTGAGTCAATTTAAATGTACGCAAGCAGTTGAAATATTAAGTGTACTGCCGACACAGCACTATAATACAGGTTGGGTACTTTCTATGTTGGCTCGTGCACATTTCGAAATGATGGATTATAAAAAGGCTGCTAG TTATTTCGCCGAAGTACGACAGTTAGAACCACAGAGAACAGAGCTAATGGAAATTTATAGTACTGTTCTATGGCATTTGCATGCGGAAGTACAATTGTCTACTCTTGCTCAAGATCTGGTTTCCCAAGACCGTAATTCGGCAGCGGCATGGTGCGCAACAGGCAATCTTTTTTCGGCGCAAACGGAACACGAAActgcgattaaatttttccaaAGAGCTATTCag GTGGATCCTAATTTTCCATACGCGTATACACTACTAGGACATGAATACGTTTTAACTGAAGAACTAGATAAAGCAATTACTGCTTTTCGTAATGCCATTAGACTCGACCCCAGACATTATAATGCATG GTTTGGGTTGGGAACAATATTTTCGAAACAGGAACAATATAATTTAGCAGAGTTACATTTTAAACGAGCCTTACAAATAAATCCGCAGAATTCTGCGCTGATGTGCCACATAGGTGTTGTGCAACACGCTTTGAAAAAAACCGATCAAGCGTTAAAGACTTTGAACACGGCATTAATTAATGATCCGGATAATACTTTATGTAAATTCCATCGCGCGAGTATTAATTTCTCCATTGGTCGACATATGGAAGCTCTAAGAGAATTCGAGGAACTAAAGAATATCATACCCAAAGAATCTCTAGTCTATTATTCAATAGGAAAG gtacataaaaaattaggCAACACCCATCTTGCGTTAATGTACTTTAGTTGGGCAACGGATTTAGATCCGAAGGGTGTTAATAGTCAAATTAAGGAGGCTATATTGGGTCCTGGTCAAGGGGATGACGACTCACCTCCCACGCAATCAg acGAACAGCAAgcacaaaataattcaatGGAGCAAGATATTGAAACCAATAGAGAAGGAAGTGCCGCACCACTTGCCGGAAATGTTTCAGTCGAGCCTCATGCTGACGACAGCGACGATAGTTTATGA